Genomic DNA from Filimonas effusa:
GTCGCAACTACACCGCCTATCCCTCTACAATGAACTATTGCAGCAGCTAGTGGCAACAGGACAGGTCTTTGCCTGTAATTGCTCACGTGCTCAACTGAGCCGGACATCAGCCGATAGCGGTTATAACGGCACGTGTAACGATGCGCAGCTACCATTAACCGAAGGTGCTGTCAACTGGCGCCTGCGAACAACAACTGATGCTGCTATAACAATAAACACATTACACGGCAGGGTAGAAGCCCCGTTACCCACCACCATGAAAGACATCGTGATCCGCAAGAAAGACGGCTATCCCGCCTATCAACTATCGTCAGTAGCAGATGATAGGTATTACGAAGTAGACCTCATTGTAAGGGGCGCCGACCTATGGCCTTCAACGCTGGCACAAACCTGCCTGGCAGCCGGGATAGCTGATAAAGCCTTTACAAAAGTCAATTTCCATCATCACGGCCTGCTCATGCGGGCGGGGGAGGAGAAGTTGTCCAAGTCTGCCGGAGCCACCTCTATCCAGTACCTGCGAAAGCAGGGCAACAGCGCTGCGGAAGTATGTAAAATGATAGCCCGGGCAGCAGGAATCCCTGGCGAGCCCGGAACCTGGCAATCCCTTGCCGAGGCGTTTTGGATGGAAGAACAGAGAATCAATCCGTTAGCTCAAAAAAATATTTGAAAAAAGTTTTGCTGAATAAAATGAAATCCCCCT
This window encodes:
- a CDS encoding glutamate--tRNA ligase family protein; this translates as MDLQQLSFRKTRIAPTPSGYLHMGNILSFALTAWLAQQTGAAILLRIDDLDRQRMQRSYVEDIFETLQFLNIPWHEGPRNYEEFEKSWSQLHRLSLYNELLQQLVATGQVFACNCSRAQLSRTSADSGYNGTCNDAQLPLTEGAVNWRLRTTTDAAITINTLHGRVEAPLPTTMKDIVIRKKDGYPAYQLSSVADDRYYEVDLIVRGADLWPSTLAQTCLAAGIADKAFTKVNFHHHGLLMRAGEEKLSKSAGATSIQYLRKQGNSAAEVCKMIARAAGIPGEPGTWQSLAEAFWMEEQRINPLAQKNI